CTCAAGGCTGCGGGAATCGCATACCGCGCGGCGCATGTTCACCCCTCCGGTCACGCGGGTTATTACCCCGGGACCGCCATGATGCACCTCAAGGTGCTGTTCGACCCCGAGACGGGGCGCGTCCTGGGCGGCCAGGCGTCCGGATTCGATGGCGTTGACAAACGCCTCGATGTGCTCGCGATGGCGGTGCGGGAGAAACTCACCGTATTCGACCTCGAAGAGGTCGAACTCGCATACGCTCCGCCCTTCGGATCCGCCAAGGATCCCGTCAACATGGCCGGATTCGTGGCCTCCAACACCATCCGCGGTGACATCAAGCTCTGGTACCCCCAGGAGTTCCCGGCGGCCACGGAGGGCGCGCGAATCGTCGACGTCCGCACCCCGCAAGAGTACGAACTTTGGCACATCCCCGGGGCGGTCAATGTCCCCATCGGTGAATTCCGGGAACGGTCGCGCGACTGGGACAAGAACGTGCCCGTTCGCCTGTATTGCGCGGTGGGGTTCCGATCGTATTTGGCGGAACGCATCCTCGACCAACGCGGGTTCGCGGACGCCCGCACGCTGTCGGGCGGCGCAAACACCTTCCGTGCCTGGCACGAGGTGGAAATGGAGGGAGCGGCGCCGCAGGCCCCGGCGGTCTCGTACCCCGCGGCCGGTGCCGCATTCGCCCCAAAGCAAGAAGCGGGAAAGCTGATTGAACTGGACTGCACCGGATTGGCCTGCCCTGGGCCGATTATGAAGATGTCCAAGGCCGTGGACGACCTCAAACCGGGCGACCAGATCTCGGTTACGGTCTCGGACCCTGGATTCGCCCACGACGGCCCGGCCTGGGCCGCGGCAAACGGGCACACGGTCACGGGCCTGACACCGCAGGGCGCGGGCTACCACATGGACCTCACGGTGGGCGGTGGCCCGGGTGGAGTGGGCCTCGTCGACAATTCCGGTCGCGACGGAATGTCGTTCGTTGTATTCAGCGGTGACCTGGACAAGGTGTTGGCGGCATTCATCATCGCCAATGGCGCATTGGCCATGGGCAAACCGGTGCGCATGTTCTTCACGTTCTGGGGTTTGAACGCACTGCGGAAACCCGGAGTCAAGACCGCCGACAAATCGGCCCTCGATAAGCTGTTCGGAGCGATGATGCCGGCCGGGCCCGGGGCCCTCAAGCTAAGCCAGATGAACATGGCGGGCGCCGGAACGGCGATGATCAAAAAGGTCATGAAGGACCACGACGTGGCGCCCCTGCCGCAGCTCATCGAGAGCGCCATGGAGCGTGGCGCCGAGATGACCGCGTGCACCATGACGATGGATCTGCTGGGCATCCGCGCGGCTGAACTCGTCGATGGCGTCAAACTCGGAGGGGTGGCCTCGTTCATCGCGGCCAGCGACGCGAGCGCCAGCACTTTGTTCATCTAGGGCCGATTGCCGTGCGCGCGGCCGTATCCTGAAGATGTGTCGTTACACCATGCGCACCGGTTCAATTCGGACAACTATTCGGGCATCCATCCGCAGGTGGCGGCGGCGATCGCCGACGCCAACGCGGGCCACGCGGCGGGTTACGGCGATGACCCGTGGACGCGGCACCTGGAGGCCGTCGTCGCGGATCACTTTGGTGCTGCGGCGGCGGCCTTTCCCGTGCTCACCGGGACCGGCGCGAACGTGGTCGCCCTGGGCGCGATCTTGCCCCGCTGGGGGTCGGTGGTCACTGCGGCATCATCGCACCTGAACGTCGACGAGAACGCGGCGCCCGAACGGCTGCTCGGCGTGAAATTGCTGACGGTTCCCACCCCCGACGGCAAGTTGCGGCCGGCGGACCTGGATGTTTACGCCGGTGACCGCGGCGATCCCCACCGCGCCCAACCGCTCGCGATCTCTATCGCGCAACCCACCGAGCTGGGAACGGCCTACTCGCTCGGCGAACTGCGGGAACTGTGCTCTCGCGCGCATGAGCTGGGCATGGCGGTGCACATGGACGGCGCGCGCCTGGCGAATGCGGCCGTAGCGTTGGGTGCGTCGCTGCGCCAGATGACGACGGATGCGGGCGTCGATGTCTTGTCGCTGGGGGCGACCAAGAACGGCGGGATGGTCGGCGAATGCGTGGTGATCTTGCACGCGGACGCGGGTCGCGGCACCGAATTTGTGCGCAAGTACACCGGGCAGCTCGCCTCGAAGATGAGGTTCGTCTCTGCCCAACTCGTTGCGCTGTTTGGGACCGAGCTGTGGCGCAG
This is a stretch of genomic DNA from Rarobacter incanus. It encodes these proteins:
- a CDS encoding threonine aldolase family protein produces the protein MSLHHAHRFNSDNYSGIHPQVAAAIADANAGHAAGYGDDPWTRHLEAVVADHFGAAAAAFPVLTGTGANVVALGAILPRWGSVVTAASSHLNVDENAAPERLLGVKLLTVPTPDGKLRPADLDVYAGDRGDPHRAQPLAISIAQPTELGTAYSLGELRELCSRAHELGMAVHMDGARLANAAVALGASLRQMTTDAGVDVLSLGATKNGGMVGECVVILHADAGRGTEFVRKYTGQLASKMRFVSAQLVALFGTELWRSNAANANARAAQLRRGIERVIDAHPDAGIRLTQRSDTNAVFVVLPARIREPLRARFGFYDWDARGGEVRLMCSFDTSEQIVDEFTAALAAAAGD
- a CDS encoding FAD-dependent oxidoreductase, with amino-acid sequence MKIVVVGGVAAGASVAARARRLDEDAEIILFERGHHVSFANCGLPYHIGNVIKDRERLLVQTPESLRELLDIDARIAHEVTSIDPAAKTVTVKDVDTGEQYTEAYDALALCPGANAVHIPIPGIDAPQVRVLRRIGDMDKIKALVDRETEQAARGERGAMRAVVVGAGYIGLEMAESLHHRGVQVTVVEAADQILPPVDREIATPVMNHLRTRGIDVRVGASAAAIAQQADGSVKVELSTNAFIDADLVIMSVGVRPATELAKAAGLELGPHGGIKVDDHMRTSDPSIWAAGDAVETPHPVLPGTYLTPLAGPANRQGRIVADNICGRDSVYTFTQGTSVVKVFDMVAGGTGATERQLKAAGIAYRAAHVHPSGHAGYYPGTAMMHLKVLFDPETGRVLGGQASGFDGVDKRLDVLAMAVREKLTVFDLEEVELAYAPPFGSAKDPVNMAGFVASNTIRGDIKLWYPQEFPAATEGARIVDVRTPQEYELWHIPGAVNVPIGEFRERSRDWDKNVPVRLYCAVGFRSYLAERILDQRGFADARTLSGGANTFRAWHEVEMEGAAPQAPAVSYPAAGAAFAPKQEAGKLIELDCTGLACPGPIMKMSKAVDDLKPGDQISVTVSDPGFAHDGPAWAAANGHTVTGLTPQGAGYHMDLTVGGGPGGVGLVDNSGRDGMSFVVFSGDLDKVLAAFIIANGALAMGKPVRMFFTFWGLNALRKPGVKTADKSALDKLFGAMMPAGPGALKLSQMNMAGAGTAMIKKVMKDHDVAPLPQLIESAMERGAEMTACTMTMDLLGIRAAELVDGVKLGGVASFIAASDASASTLFI